TGGCAATGCCATCCCAACGCCACCTGGTCCATGCCTGTGGATGACAGCTTTTGGCTCCCCCGAGCAGCCCCCTCCGCCCAAGGCACAGCCCTGGGGCCCGTGACCAAAGGCCTTCTGTCCCAGGCTCTGTCCTTTGACCTTTGGCCCCTCCCACCGGCAATCCATGGCTTTCCTTTGATTGGCCCCACTAGAATCTGGTCTCTGGCCCCTCCCCCcgcctcctcctcccccagggCCCTCTGGCCTGGCTCTGGCCTGCCCCTGGGCCCCCCTCTGCACCGGGCACTGCAGCGCCCCGTCCCCCCTTGGCCCTCACCTGGTGCCACGCTGGCTCGGAGGCTCCTCAGCTGGTCGTGTCTCCAGGGGCAGAAGCGCAAGCAGGGTGGAAGGGGTCTCGATGCCCCACTGTGGGATCGAGGAGCCCTCGGTGGGCGAGGGAAACTCGAAGGGGCCTTGGGTTGCGGGGAAGTCCACCAGGGCCGGGGTAGAGAAAGATAAGGGCCGGCTTCCATGCAGAGAGAGGGATTCTTGGCCAGGCTTCCTGCTCACGTTAGTGGCTGGACATGGAGAAGGGacagggggaggggggggacGAGCAGGGGGAGGGGCCTGAGGAGCCACGGGTTCTAGGCTGGGAGATTCTGGAGAAGCTTCGTCCCCGGTGGACGGCAAGGCCGGGAGGACGAGGGAGGCCGGGCTCCCGTGAGATGAGGGGGGGCTCGAGGCGTCATCTTCACCGTCAGAACCCCAGAAAGGATCTTTCTCTAAAGTGGCCGGGGCCGGGAAACCGGGGGGCTCAGGTTTATCCCAGGAGGTGCCGAGAAATTGAGACTCTGCTTCCTGAACTGCCCAGAGATGCTGGGAGCGGCCAGCCGTGTTCTCCGGGGAGAGGGTCGGCGAAGGTATTTCCAGGTCAGCTGGCGAAGGGCTGGGCGGAGGGACCAGAGGCGTCGGCTCCTGGCGGCTGACGGAGCCCCCTTCGGACGCCCGCCGGTCTGCATGCTCTGCAGACGAGCAGCCCTCCGGCTCTTCCAGACCCGGGTTGGGCCTCTGCAGCTCGAACCCCAGCAGTTGGAGCCCCTGCGGCTCGGGCTCCTGTGGCTCAGGCTTCTGCAGCTCAAGTCCCTGTGGCTCGGGCCCCTGTGGATTGGGTCCTTGCAGCTCAAGCCTCTCTGACTTGGGCCCCTCTGACTCGGGCTCCTGCAGCTCAGACCCCTGTGGCTCGGACCCCTGTGGTTCACCCTGGTGGCTGAGATCCTGGAGGTTCAGGAGGATGTCTTCGACCGATGGTTCTGTCCCTTCTTTGCTCAGCATTTCCTTCTCTTCACTCTGAGAATTCTGGGAACTCAGGGGTGTGAAAAGGCGTGGCGGCTTGGGAGGTGGCGTCGTGGCAGGCCTCAGTTCCTCAGGGGATGCCTGCTGGGTCTCAGGGGGCAGTGAGAAGACTTCTCTGCCCACCTCTCCCGGAGAGTCTAGAGGGGGTGCAGGGCCTCTGGGCTCATCCAGGATGCCCCAAAGGGTCTCTTCTTGCTCCCAGCTTCTCTTGGGAATGGGAGGGGGACTCTCCGACATAGAAGTGGCCTTCAGCATCTCGGACGACCAGAGGTCAGTGATGACACTCAGCTCCTGGAAGAGCTGGCTTTCCTGGCCCAGAGGCTCTTTTCGAGGCTCGCAGGGTACTCCCGGGTTCGGCGACTTCTCATCCCCGCTGCCGGCTCTCCTTAGGGTGCCACCGGCTACTGGGCCTTGGTCTGCCTCCCAATGCAGGGAGAGGGTCCCATCCTCTTCCGGCTCCTGGCTCAGGGAGCGCCACTTGGCTGACAAGGAGGGGCTGGGTTCTTGGAACACAGGTGACTGCCAGCCGGCAGTGGCCACCCTCCTTTCCTCAGGACTTGGGGGTCCAGGAGCTTCTAGTGCCAATGGTGCACCGCCTCCCCCTCCCCGGGGGTCTTCTCCAGGCTCAGCCCGCCCCACGTCATCTTGGCCGCCCTGGGGCGCTCCGAAGGCCTCCGGCCCGGGCTCCTCCGGCCCCGTCTCTGCGGCTGGGCCCGAGGGTCCGCGCCCGACATCGGGGGACAGCCTGCTGGCAGCAAAGGCGTTGAAGGTGTCGTCCCACTCTGGCGGGGAGGGCACGGTGGGGGCCGCTCCCAGCGAGCCGCTGGGGAGAGAGCGAGCAGGTGAAGCAAACTTTAGCGCTTTGTCCGCCACGAGCTCCTCAAAGAAGGGGTTGCTCTGCAGGGAGGGGAGGAATGGGTTGGTGGGTCCcagacatctgggggaggggggagagggggaggcaaAGGCGGTGGCAGCAGCGGGTGCAAAGAGGTTAGTGCTTAGCATGCGAGCAGCAGCAGTGGCGGGAACAGGAACAGGGGGGGAGCAGGGGAGGCTGCCCGGAGGAGGCGGCGCAGGCGCATCTGGGCCAGGTTCTACCTGAGGAGACACGTCCAGGCTGCGAAGGAGACAAAACCACGGGCCTCCTGGTTAATGTCTGCTCCTGCTGCAGACCCACCCACACCGAGTGTGCACACACGCATGCAAgtccacacacacaaacacatgggCAAACACACAAAACACATGGGCAAACACACCACATACGCACAAACACGCCACATGCACACAAACTGCAAACACATGTGCACCACATGCACACGCATGCAAgtccacacacacaaacacatgggcaaacacaccacatacacacaaacacgcCACATGCACACAAACTGCAAACACATGTGCACCACATGCACACGCATGCAAGTCCACACACACAAACACGTGCTACATGCACACTCGTGCAAGCACACAAGTCTGCTCACACACACACGTGCCATTCCCTGCTCACCTATGTGCAAGCACACACGTGCACACATGCAG
The DNA window shown above is from Sminthopsis crassicaudata isolate SCR6 chromosome 2, ASM4859323v1, whole genome shotgun sequence and carries:
- the RAB11FIP5 gene encoding rab11 family-interacting protein 5 isoform X3, with translation MAGETRALHLPPEAWWYKLHSKVGKKEKERGEIQVTVQFTRNNLSASMFDLSVKDKPRSPFGKIKDKMKGKKKYDLESASAIIPSSALDDPDLLGGSNKKAKAKTFFLRNKLRKSSLTQSNTSLGSDSTLSSASGSLAWPGSDYLSRSPSRHSRLSTDGGRDLAPSPKLLTHKRAYSDEVSQVQAGPPRAGHDPGSGSTLCINGSHIYSEEPPAPPAHRASISGPFPSASALHGLSLRRAEEATGPSEVVPWGRGSHGGSSETVATAGVGREEEGARRAEGKPVQVATPMVFSSPLAEREEPRREERKPRMGLFHHHHHHGAGRRGSLGDKAAPTLASAPHPSSSGEERSKSGWFGSREGKEQAQKPSGSLGAAPTVPSPPEWDDTFNAFAASRLSPDVGRGPSGPAAETGPEEPGPEAFGAPQGGQDDVGRAEPGEDPRGGGGGAPLALEAPGPPSPEERRVATAGWQSPVFQEPSPSLSAKWRSLSQEPEEDGTLSLHWEADQGPVAGGTLRRAGSGDEKSPNPGVPCEPRKEPLGQESQLFQELSVITDLWSSEMLKATSMSESPPPIPKRSWEQEETLWGILDEPRGPAPPLDSPGEVGREVFSLPPETQQASPEELRPATTPPPKPPRLFTPLSSQNSQSEEKEMLSKEGTEPSVEDILLNLQDLSHQGEPQGSEPQGSELQEPESEGPKSERLELQGPNPQGPEPQGLELQKPEPQEPEPQGLQLLGFELQRPNPGLEEPEGCSSAEHADRRASEGGSVSRQEPTPLVPPPSPSPADLEIPSPTLSPENTAGRSQHLWAVQEAESQFLGTSWDKPEPPGFPAPATLEKDPFWGSDGEDDASSPPSSHGSPASLVLPALPSTGDEASPESPSLEPVAPQAPPPARPPPPPVPSPCPATNVSRKPGQESLSLHGSRPLSFSTPALVDFPATQGPFEFPSPTEGSSIPQWGIETPSTLLALLPLETRPAEEPPSQRGTSPHPVKPLSSAPPEGAVDRKPPRSSLSSALTSGLEKLKTVTSGNIQPVAPQADQTAESKVKLKDPSQPDQSAKYYHLTHDELIALLLQRERELSRRDEHVHELESYIDQLLVRIMETSPTLLQIPPGPRAPK
- the RAB11FIP5 gene encoding rab11 family-interacting protein 5 isoform X2; this translates as MALRRSPEPPGGPARWLPTHVQVTVLQARGLRGKGTGGSSTSDAYTVIQVGREKYSTSVVEKSTGCPEWREECVFELAPGALDGLLRAQDAAPDAPAPPPAEPACELVLTAMHRSLIGIDKFLGQATVALDEVFRQGRAQHTQWYKLHSKVGKKEKERGEIQVTVQFTRNNLSASMFDLSVKDKPRSPFGKIKDKMKGKKKYDLESASAIIPSSALDDPDLLGGSNKKAKAKTFFLRNKLRKSSLTQSNTSLGSDSTLSSASGSLAWPGSDYLSRSPSRHSRLSTDGGRDLAPSPKLLTHKRAYSDEVSQVQAGPPRAGHDPGSGSTLCINGSHIYSEEPPAPPAHRASISGPFPSASALHGLSLRRAEEATGPSEVVPWGRGSHGGSSETVATAEREEPRREERKPRMGLFHHHHHHGAGRRGSLGDKAAPTLASAPHPSSSGEERSKSGWFGSREGKEQAQKPSGSLGAAPTVPSPPEWDDTFNAFAASRLSPDVGRGPSGPAAETGPEEPGPEAFGAPQGGQDDVGRAEPGEDPRGGGGGAPLALEAPGPPSPEERRVATAGWQSPVFQEPSPSLSAKWRSLSQEPEEDGTLSLHWEADQGPVAGGTLRRAGSGDEKSPNPGVPCEPRKEPLGQESQLFQELSVITDLWSSEMLKATSMSESPPPIPKRSWEQEETLWGILDEPRGPAPPLDSPGEVGREVFSLPPETQQASPEELRPATTPPPKPPRLFTPLSSQNSQSEEKEMLSKEGTEPSVEDILLNLQDLSHQGEPQGSEPQGSELQEPESEGPKSERLELQGPNPQGPEPQGLELQKPEPQEPEPQGLQLLGFELQRPNPGLEEPEGCSSAEHADRRASEGGSVSRQEPTPLVPPPSPSPADLEIPSPTLSPENTAGRSQHLWAVQEAESQFLGTSWDKPEPPGFPAPATLEKDPFWGSDGEDDASSPPSSHGSPASLVLPALPSTGDEASPESPSLEPVAPQAPPPARPPPPPVPSPCPATNVSRKPGQESLSLHGSRPLSFSTPALVDFPATQGPFEFPSPTEGSSIPQWGIETPSTLLALLPLETRPAEEPPSQRGTSPHPVKPLSSAPPEGAVDRKPPRSSLSSALTSGLEKLKTVTSGNIQPVAPQADQTAESKVKLKDPSQPDQSAKYYHLTHDELIALLLQRERELSRRDEHVHELESYIDQLLVRIMETSPTLLQIPPGPRAPK
- the RAB11FIP5 gene encoding rab11 family-interacting protein 5 isoform X5 — protein: MLGFGRSRAWGTRKARGSGSRWYKLHSKVGKKEKERGEIQVTVQFTRNNLSASMFDLSVKDKPRSPFGKIKDKMKGKKKYDLESASAIIPSSALDDPDLLGGSNKKAKAKTFFLRNKLRKSSLTQSNTSLGSDSTLSSASGSLAWPGSDYLSRSPSRHSRLSTDGGRDLAPSPKLLTHKRAYSDEVSQVQAGPPRAGHDPGSGSTLCINGSHIYSEEPPAPPAHRASISGPFPSASALHGLSLRRAEEATGPSEVVPWGRGSHGGSSETVATAGVGREEEGARRAEGKPVQVATPMVFSSPLAEREEPRREERKPRMGLFHHHHHHGAGRRGSLGDKAAPTLASAPHPSSSGEERSKSGWFGSREGKEQAQKPSGSLGAAPTVPSPPEWDDTFNAFAASRLSPDVGRGPSGPAAETGPEEPGPEAFGAPQGGQDDVGRAEPGEDPRGGGGGAPLALEAPGPPSPEERRVATAGWQSPVFQEPSPSLSAKWRSLSQEPEEDGTLSLHWEADQGPVAGGTLRRAGSGDEKSPNPGVPCEPRKEPLGQESQLFQELSVITDLWSSEMLKATSMSESPPPIPKRSWEQEETLWGILDEPRGPAPPLDSPGEVGREVFSLPPETQQASPEELRPATTPPPKPPRLFTPLSSQNSQSEEKEMLSKEGTEPSVEDILLNLQDLSHQGEPQGSEPQGSELQEPESEGPKSERLELQGPNPQGPEPQGLELQKPEPQEPEPQGLQLLGFELQRPNPGLEEPEGCSSAEHADRRASEGGSVSRQEPTPLVPPPSPSPADLEIPSPTLSPENTAGRSQHLWAVQEAESQFLGTSWDKPEPPGFPAPATLEKDPFWGSDGEDDASSPPSSHGSPASLVLPALPSTGDEASPESPSLEPVAPQAPPPARPPPPPVPSPCPATNVSRKPGQESLSLHGSRPLSFSTPALVDFPATQGPFEFPSPTEGSSIPQWGIETPSTLLALLPLETRPAEEPPSQRGTSPHPVKPLSSAPPEGAVDRKPPRSSLSSALTSGLEKLKTVTSGNIQPVAPQADQTAESKVKLKDPSQPDQSAKYYHLTHDELIALLLQRERELSRRDEHVHELESYIDQLLVRIMETSPTLLQIPPGPRAPK
- the RAB11FIP5 gene encoding rab11 family-interacting protein 5 isoform X4, yielding MLPRWMVERKRREGGPFWTVLDTSGPLRRRVGRVSFLRKCQEPPLNSRIVELMEGRVQTLGRWYKLHSKVGKKEKERGEIQVTVQFTRNNLSASMFDLSVKDKPRSPFGKIKDKMKGKKKYDLESASAIIPSSALDDPDLLGGSNKKAKAKTFFLRNKLRKSSLTQSNTSLGSDSTLSSASGSLAWPGSDYLSRSPSRHSRLSTDGGRDLAPSPKLLTHKRAYSDEVSQVQAGPPRAGHDPGSGSTLCINGSHIYSEEPPAPPAHRASISGPFPSASALHGLSLRRAEEATGPSEVVPWGRGSHGGSSETVATAGVGREEEGARRAEGKPVQVATPMVFSSPLAEREEPRREERKPRMGLFHHHHHHGAGRRGSLGDKAAPTLASAPHPSSSGEERSKSGWFGSREGKEQAQKPSGSLGAAPTVPSPPEWDDTFNAFAASRLSPDVGRGPSGPAAETGPEEPGPEAFGAPQGGQDDVGRAEPGEDPRGGGGGAPLALEAPGPPSPEERRVATAGWQSPVFQEPSPSLSAKWRSLSQEPEEDGTLSLHWEADQGPVAGGTLRRAGSGDEKSPNPGVPCEPRKEPLGQESQLFQELSVITDLWSSEMLKATSMSESPPPIPKRSWEQEETLWGILDEPRGPAPPLDSPGEVGREVFSLPPETQQASPEELRPATTPPPKPPRLFTPLSSQNSQSEEKEMLSKEGTEPSVEDILLNLQDLSHQGEPQGSEPQGSELQEPESEGPKSERLELQGPNPQGPEPQGLELQKPEPQEPEPQGLQLLGFELQRPNPGLEEPEGCSSAEHADRRASEGGSVSRQEPTPLVPPPSPSPADLEIPSPTLSPENTAGRSQHLWAVQEAESQFLGTSWDKPEPPGFPAPATLEKDPFWGSDGEDDASSPPSSHGSPASLVLPALPSTGDEASPESPSLEPVAPQAPPPARPPPPPVPSPCPATNVSRKPGQESLSLHGSRPLSFSTPALVDFPATQGPFEFPSPTEGSSIPQWGIETPSTLLALLPLETRPAEEPPSQRGTSPHPVKPLSSAPPEGAVDRKPPRSSLSSALTSGLEKLKTVTSGNIQPVAPQADQTAESKVKLKDPSQPDQSAKYYHLTHDELIALLLQRERELSRRDEHVHELESYIDQLLVRIMETSPTLLQIPPGPRAPK